In Desulfuromonas sp. KJ2020, a single window of DNA contains:
- the gspI gene encoding type II secretion system minor pseudopilin GspI: MKVTGNSEAGFTLLEVMIALAIVSVALVTLLTLGNRSIAVHGRLQHTTQATLLAQQRMAQIEVEAEQGTLQVREDEAPFEEPFADYRWQVTYSDTPLPSVKMVTVAVLWGEAARQEGVELNSFIFD; encoded by the coding sequence ATGAAGGTTACCGGGAATTCTGAGGCGGGGTTCACCCTGCTCGAAGTCATGATCGCCCTGGCCATCGTCAGCGTCGCCCTGGTGACGCTGCTGACTCTGGGCAATCGTTCCATCGCCGTGCATGGACGCCTGCAGCATACCACCCAGGCCACGCTGCTGGCGCAGCAGAGGATGGCCCAGATCGAAGTCGAGGCCGAGCAGGGCACCTTACAGGTGCGTGAGGATGAAGCCCCCTTCGAGGAGCCCTTCGCCGACTACCGCTGGCAGGTGACCTACAGCGACACGCCCCTGCCTTCCGTGAAAATGGTGACGGTGGCGGTCCTGTGGGGCGAGGCGGCCCGCCAGGAGGGAGTTGAGCTGAACTCCTTTATTTTTGACTGA